TATAAACTTCTACTTGCTAAATGTATCCACATATTTTGAAACACTGACATATGTACAACCTCATGTCTGTAAGATGAACATTATTCACCTACTAACTTTATGAAATTCCGTGTTATAACCAATAGTATCACTTTCTTTAAGAAACTCAAAGCCTCCTAACCTGATTTTGATATAGGGATTTCTATTATTcccatctttcttatttttaaataatgatagaCCATTGAACctgtttaaaaatcaattattattTATAGGTTGTTGGAAaactttcttaaattatttttattaattttcaggtaaaattgaaattaataaaaatacttgaTAGTtgctaaaaatacaaaatatatggaTGGGAATCCATTTTGTAATAATTTGCACGTGCAAATATTTTATGCAGGCTACACCACATAGCTTTATAATTAAGAATCCATTAAGTGGGGTGTTTATATTAgatggatttttcatattttgataatGCAAGcagtaacaatattaaaaatttcaaaatgtgagCTAATCTGTTTTTATTACACAAGGGTTGTTtagttttttcttaattaaaattatttttttaattttcccaagACTGCTACATGTCCTTTTACTTTATGCAATGCATTTTCATATTATGAAGTCTCAAATTAAGGTTAATtactttttaacatttgaaatcATTAACTGTTTATTTTGCAATGGGTATGGGCTATATATCTGTGCATTATATTTTGGGAAGAAATGAATGTATACAAATTGCTCCTTCTTATTGACATAATTTTATAGTCTGAATTTTAGGTtatttaaaggaaatatcagttcAATATTTCTGCTAAGCAAAATgatcaatttttataaattacatTCTCTAGACTGGGATGTTTAATCTGTTTTACATAAAATTGTTGActatatttacataaataaaagtGAGATAATTTGTCATTAATTAAAAgacatatgtttaaaaattttgtctCTGTTATAAAAGTCATTAGGTTTAGCATGGATCAAATTCAAAATGAGGTAAAAAATTAATTGAGCTATTCAGTGTCTAAATGGGCAGTTAAGTATCTAAAATGAtatttgtgatggtttgaagctatgcaACCCAGAAAGGATCAcacttttttaattctttcctgtGAGTATATACCTACTGTGAGTGGAacactttgattaggttattacagttgagatgtgacccatctcattcaagtTTGGTCTTTATCCTCtcactggagtcatttataagaggataaatgaCGTACAGGAAGTtttaaagaaaatcccaggagaaactaagaaaaacaaaagctgaactCAGATAGAAATCCACAGGTGGAGCAGGCAGAAGCTTAAAGCAATGAAactgaaacctggaagagaaataccagcagatgccaccatatgcctttccatatAACAAAGAAGTCTCAGATCTCAggtagcctttcttcaggaagaaggtatcatcctctTGGTATCTTGATTTGGACAGTTTTCATGGACTCAAAACTAAACTTGTAAGTTAGTAAATCCTCATTGTAAGAttcaagccatttctggtataatacTTTTAGATGGACTTACCAAACAAAagcagtaatgaaaaaaaaaaacagaaactcaaaATTGACTAGTGCCAGAGGAATAAAACTGATTTGCCAGAAAAATTaggattttattttaccttctcttctgcgacttcaaaatcctaaggatttCTTCTTATCCATAGCCCTTTACCTGTTTAGATGCAAAACTTGTTGCATCTTTACCTTAAATAGAGAACTCATGTTTTATGATACAACCAGAATCCAAAAATATATACCCAACTTTTTCTGATCAAAGCTTTGGTATAATCTTAGAATATCATGACAAGCTGGTTTCTCCTGTTGTGTATTTTTCCTATACTGTACTTAAACCCTAGGATTAAAATGTAATCTTTAATGTCATGAAATTGAGATGATTAAtcaatctgttctataaataataaaatagaaaattatttttctgattgaGTTGACTGTTTTGACTTGATAGCAGTGTCAACTAGCATATaatttagttcttcagagtaCAGGATGGGTAATAGAAAGCATTCATTCAAAAACATATTGTAGAAATACTATAACCCTGGAATATCTGGAgttaaaaagagattaaaaattgcaaatattaAGACATTAGCTTGACCTAACCTCATAAGGTAAAGATGGTGATATCCAACAGGAAGTTTCTCAGTCCTATTTGAGCAGCATCATTCTAATTCATCAGTTTGGCTGAAGGAAGTGACTTCTCATTTGGCTACCTGTGACTTCCTTATATCATTTTCTAGAGTTTCCCATGTTGTGGGTAAGGAGCTGTGGCCCCTTACAATTCTATGCTAAAAAACTATGATTTTATTATAACAAGGCTGCATACGGCTAAAACTGTGGATGCCAATGATATTTAatattcatgaaaattaaaagaatttgagatcttttacatattttattacaaGGTATTTAGAAAGTTTGgaataattataacaaaaataattaagagTAAATGGAAAGATTGCTAACATTATTGAAAAGGATTCATAATCTAAAACACATACATTAAGGAGTGTATTAAGGTGATTCTGTCATTAATAGTGTAAAATTGATTAAGAAGAGATGTTAAATAGTGAAGTATTAGGAGCACAcctatattcaaagaaaataattaaaatcacagGAAAGCCATGTTAGAATTCAACTATTTTGTCCACTCCTGCAAAATAAATATGAGCTTCTTTATagataatataaatatgtttatataatatGTTTTCATGGTGATATAGTAAaatccataataataataaaagcatagTCACAACACATTCTGTATAAATGTCAAGTACTTTGCAGTGTGACATAACTTGAAGGTACAGTTaatgattttattccttttattcctCAACAGTGTTAATATGCAGGCTTCTTGGGAATCTGGCCACATTGTTGACAAGTTCTATTACCTATTCCTTGTCCATAAGTACATATAAATCACAGAATCATCAACtgtaaagggaaatttaaaaaataactattgaAAATTTGATGGGCAGATTTTTCCCAGTACAATATAAGAGATAATGCAATTGTTTAATTCAGTTTGTCTGCAACAATTTCCATTCAGGTTATTTAGAAGATGGTACATTACAGATCATAGTTATGTTACTGAATTGAATTTTGAACATTAATGTTTTCAGTTGCAAAAGATGCCAAAGGgcaatataacaaaaatggaaCAATCTTTTAAAAGCGGAATACattaagttgtaggtttacaattctaaggctgtgaaaatgtccaaactaaggcatacagagaagGATATGAtgattcaagaaatgctgattcatccagaacacctctgtcagctggaaagggacATGCCAATGCCTGCTAGATTTTTCTCCTTGCTTCTAATTTTATAAGGATTCCTTGGGGATATTCACCTTGTGCATTTCCAAAGATTTCTAAAGATTTcttgttggttctaaagcttttccaaTATAGTTCCATTTaagagggctccagtaagcaacctcaccttgaatgggtggagacacatccctgAAGAAACacctaatcaaatgttaccacccataattgggtgggttacatcccCATGAAAACAATTAAAGATGATCCCACCCAatgatactgaatgaggattaaaggatatggcttttctgtggtacattaCAGCCTCAAGCCAGCacaattattaatttaaatgccATTCTCACTTAGGATATTACCTCTCACATGAGTATAATCTACATTTAAAGTCAAAATATTGTATTTCTTGCCAAAACCCTGGGTTCCTAAATGTGTGAAGCAGTATAGCATTTATAAGAAATATGTCAGTTTTCAACTGAATACTTCaacaagaaattaaaatactttataataaatatttcattctaaGTACTATTATGCACGGGGCCACAGGTTGAAGAAAATAATGCTTTAGTGGCCCAGAGTTGCAATTGTCAGTTGAAGGGGAGGGATAGTCTTTAGCCAATGTAGATAAAACAGTTTTGTAAGATTCAGAGCAGGTGGGAATTAAGGTCACCCAAGTTCTAGgtcaggaaatgaaagaaaagacataTCAGTCAGAATTCCAACCTGAAACAGAAAGAACAGTGAAGTTTGTGTCTGAGTTCAGATTAATAAAACATAATTATGCATATTTTTGGCAAAATGGAGATGAATCAAAGTGCATTTGTGCAGGACTTCCATGCAACCTCTACCCCTGAAGGGACATGGGGGGGTAATCATTAGCAGAGCTCATGCTGACTGTGTAGAGAAGGTCATCTAACATTGCAACCTTGGCCAATTAGAAGTCAGATTTAAGGGGACATTTAGATGTCATTTGCTCAGGTTGACTTCCAGTAGGAGAAAGAATGTAGAACATGTGTTAGAGATGAAAAGAAGAGATCTAACAGAGCAACAAAAACCAATCCACTAAATATATGATGTCCTGGACATTATAATTTTAACAAAAGTTGCAGTGCAGTTCAGAAGTTAACCAATAACCATATGTTGGCACTTAGACTGTCTCAACATATTAGTCAATTTGACTAACAGTGTAGTAACATTGATGCACTATTGTCTGCTCATATCcctcttttcaattattttaggtGTATAGCTAGAAATGAGATTACATAGCAATATGATAATTCTAAATTTTACTTATCAAGGAGCTACTAAAATTCTCCaaagcagctgcactattttacaagCCACCCAACAATGCACATGTTCTAATATCTATGCACCCTTGGCAgcatattattttgattatttgttaAAGTGTAATTGCTGAGGCTTCCCAGAGAAGATGAAATGCTGGTGAAATAGAACAATGATGAACCCTGTTTGATTTTCCAGTCTGCCTGCATGACCTATTGATATCAGACCTGCCTATCCAAACAATTAAGGctgacaattttttaaataaatattttaatatatatatgtatgcacaaatatatgtacaCTTTTTGTTCAGTTTCTCTGAACAACCATGATTGCTATGGATTTATGTACACAAAGTGGTTTAAAAGAGCAGAATGTTCAGGATGAGTTTTCTGAAATGATACTGGTAGAGTAGAATCAATCTTTCCAACCTGTTTGAGAAGGTCAGGTTAGTCCTCAAAAATACTGTAATAGTTTCCTTTGATGGAAATATCTTGTAAGACTGTTGACTCTCTTCAGGAACTACTGTTCACCACACAACATGCTCTAGGCCCATAAGTAAGCAAAGGTAACAGCAGAAACCAAAGGATGAGTTAGAATGTATAAGCCATAATAAAGTATGCTACACTTAAAGtgaactgcatgatttttccaaattCAAAGGCAGAAATATGGGGGCTGTGTTTGTGAAAATGAATATTGATGATATTAAACATGGTAGAAGTAAGATAAATTTCATGAGGCCTAGTTTAGTGATAAAGTGAGCTGCTTCTACATCCACTAGAATTGCTAAAATGAATAAGATTGACAAAACCTTGCATTGCTACCTATAGGAAGCAAATATAACTTGCCAGAATTtctagtgggaatataaaattgtaaatcttctttaaaaatcatttattgaaaagataatcataaaattaaaaaaaaaaaaaaaaaaagataatcataaCTTTAATAAAAGAAGTAAGAAGttataatcaccaaaagatggtaAAAAGTAGTTTTACTAATAAAAGCCCCAGACTGAAAATGGCATGTATATTAATGaacaaaataacataaaaacaacTTTGAtaaatgcatacaatggaatagtactatgtaataaaaaggaaaaaatatttcaaatatagagtgtgtacatatacacatatgattGTGTATAAGTCGCTTGCATATATAAACTTATGTataatgtgtgtgcatgtgtgcattttTGTCATATGTAGAAGAAGCCAGAAACTATGAATATAGTCTTAAGTGATGGAAGCAGGAAATATCAAATAAAGTGTTCAATTATGCAAAATTCTAGAATAGACtcaaggaaaacattttgacaaAAAATGTACATGTTGTATTAAATGTGTTTCAAATTTTCATGTTGGTGTGACAGAATTTGTTTCTCTTGAAAATGGGAATGAGTTGCATGAGAGCTTGTACTTGTAAAAATTATCTAAAGGCCTCCTTCAGATCTGAAAATGTATTGTCCAGAGTTATACTTCCAATTAAAAATGTCAGCAATAAACCTTCAATATCTGTGtagtatttatttcattctttcaccaaaTATTTACTGTGATATATACCATACAAATATGTTATTAAGATTTTGTGATTCACAGATGTTTAACAATACACAGGATGATTTTGTGATAACATTTTAGCAACTGAACAGAAGTATGGAGATTCATcctcttttcaaataaaatagaagaaacatATGAAcctataaatacatatttaaatgtgaAGAAGATTTTACCTTCTGAGAAAATCACAGACTACAATTTTAGATAGTCTTCAACATTGGGGTAAGCCAGAATATCTTAGTTATGATTTAAGGCAGCCCATTGACCCATACACTTTGTCAAGGCTCCTTTCACATCATTGTTCCTCAAACTATAGATAAGGGGATTCAGTGCAGGAGTAAAGATAGTATAAATTGTTGATACAATCTTGTCATAGTTAGCTGATGTGTATGACTTGGGtcccatataaataaatgtagtagCTCCATAAAAGAGTCCCACCACAGCCAAATGTGATGAGCAGGTGGTAAAAGCCTTCTTGCGAGCTTCTGTGGATCGCATGTGAAGAACAGCAGCTAAGATGAGACTATAAGAAGTCAGGATCAATGAAATTGGGACTAGAAGCATTAAAACACAGCAGATATACATGGCATACTCAAAGACAGAAGTGTCTGCACAAGCCAAGTGCAATAGCATAGGAGCCTCACAGAAATAATGATCAATCTCATGTGATTTGCAATATGGGAAGCTCAGGGTAGCAGCAGCTTGCATGAGACCATCAGCTGCTCCAAGAAACCAAGACCCCAAAATCATTCTCAGGCATACTTCCCAGCTCATGAGGATGGGATATCGCAGAGGGTGACATAtagccacatagcggtcataggacatGACTGCAAGGAGGAAGCACTCTCCACCACCCAGTGTGAGGAAGAGAAAGATCTGCAATCCACAGCCCACTGGGGAGATGAACATTTTGCCAGTCAAGTAATCAGTAACCATTTTGGGCACAACAGTGTAAACCAGCATCATGTCCATGAGGGATAGTTGGCTCAGTAGGAAATACATGGGCTTGTGAAGGCGGTGGTCCCAGTGGATCAGGAGGATCATGAGGGCATTGACCAGAAGTGAGATGAAGACAATTGTCAGCATCATCACAAAGAAGAAG
Above is a window of Tamandua tetradactyla isolate mTamTet1 chromosome 22 unlocalized genomic scaffold, mTamTet1.pri SUPER_22_unloc_1, whole genome shotgun sequence DNA encoding:
- the LOC143672885 gene encoding olfactory receptor 2T8-like; translation: MENRNHTSDFILLGLFNHTRAHLFFFVMMLTIVFISLLVNALMILLIHWDHRLHKPMYFLLSQLSLMDMMLVYTVVPKMVTDYLTGKMFISPVGCGLQIFLFLTLGGGECFLLAVMSYDRYVAICHPLRYPILMSWEVCLRMILGSWFLGAADGLMQAAATLSFPYCKSHEIDHYFCEAPMLLHLACADTSVFEYAMYICCVLMLLVPISLILTSYSLILAAVLHMRSTEARKKAFTTCSSHLAVVGLFYGATTFIYMGPKSYTSANYDKIVSTIYTIFTPALNPLIYSLRNNDVKGALTKCMGQWAALNHN